In Polaribacter pacificus, the genomic window TCTTCTAGTTAATAATCGATAACGATCTGTAATATTATTTAGCCCCACTTTTGTACTTTTCCCGATGGCTTCTTTTGGGCTAACATTATTTTCTATAATTAAAAATCCATCTTCTTCAAAAATTCGCAACACCAAAGGCTTGTTTGATGAAACCACATTGTGCTTTACAGCATTCTCCAACAGCAATTGTAATGACAAGGGAACGATTCTTAATTCATCGCTACTTGCTTGGGTTGGTATCTCAAATTGAATAGCATCTTCAAAACGCATATGCAATAACTCCATATAGGTTCTGGCAAATTTTAATTCTTCTTCTAAGGGGATTAACTCTTTATTTCTTTGTTCTAAAACGTAGCGATACACTTTAGATAATTTGGTTGTAAACCGTTCTGCTTGCTTAGGGTTTTCACTAATTAATGAGGTCAACACATTGAGGCTATTAAATAAAAAATGCGGGTCTATTTGACTCTTTAAAGACTCAAACTTGGCGGTCTCCGTTTTAGCTACAAATTCTTGTTTAGTGCTTTTTTGAGACATCGAAGCTTTCCAGTTAACCATAAAACCTCTTGCGTGGAAAAAAGCAGCAATTGCCAAAGCAAAAATAATTGTAAAAATATGTACCTGTAACAAGCTCCCTTCAAAAAACAAACTGCTGTCATACCCTAAAATAACTACATACATTAGATAATGATTAGCCAATACGGCACTTACAGTATAGACTACTGTTGCAACAATACCCGCAGCAACACGTTGGTTGGTTTCTTCAACCCAATCCCATTTGCCATTTAAATACTCGTTGATTATTCCATTTCCCAGACCTAAACTAAATGAATACAAGGCAGAAAACAAAAAGATAGTACTTACTCCTTCTAGGGTAAATTGCTGGTTGATGACTACGAAAATCACACCAAAAATCAATGTCATTTTAACGCACAGCCAAAAGTCTTTTGTCAAACGTTTTTTAGAACTGCTTTTATCTGTAGGTGTCATTCGCTTCGTTGTTTTTATTAGTGGTGTTTACTTCTTAGAATTTAATCTCTAAAGTTACATTTTTATCAGCAACTACAAATTTTGCATCTAAAAATTGTGGAGGGCCAAAACTAGTAGAATTGTTTGACATTCCATAGTCTTCTATTGGCATTCCTCTTTCGCTAAAATCCATTTCCTTATTGCCGTTCGCATCGTGGAAACAAATTATTGCATATTCTCCTTCTGGAACATTTTCAAAAACAACAACACTCTTCTTGTTCTTAATTGCCGCTATTTTTGATTGAATCGGAACCTGCATAAAAGTTTTTTTAGTGTACAAGGCATAATGTACAGCTCCTTTATCACTAGTAACATTTGGTACTGTTACCGTAATTTTTCTCTTATCTGCTAACTCTTGGGTATTTGCACTAAATTGTGAAATACATACGATGCTAAAAATGATTGCTAATAGTTTCATGATTGGTTTGGTTTTAATGACAACTTATTAGATTGTCTGTTAATAATGATACAAAGATGCATCAAGAATTGCCTTAGGAAAACTAAATAAAACCGAACTGTAAGTATTTACGGATGAACTGTAAAAAGCTGAATATAAACTAAGATTGAAGCGCCGTTTTGTAGGTGTTAATGGCACGTTCTCTGGCTATTTTGTGATCTACCATTGGTAAAGCATAGTCTAAGGTGTCAAATTCAGAAACCCAACGACGGATGTAGCGCGCGTCTTTATCAAATTTCTGCTGCTGTGCTGTTGGATTAAAAACTCTAAAATAAGGTGCTGCATCACAACCCGTCCCTGCGGCCCACTGCCAATTACCATTGTTAGCAGACAAATCATAATCCAATAATTTTTTGGCAAAATAGGCTTCTCCCCAACGCCAATCAATTAACAAATGCTTGCACAAAAAACCTGCTGTAATCATGCGAACCCTATTGTGCATATACCCTGTGGTATTTAATTGTCGCATTCCTGCATCAACCATTGGATAGCCTGTGTTTCCTGTGCACCAGCGTTCAAATTCTTGTTCATTATTACGCCAAGGAACTGCATCGTATTTCTGCTTAAAATTTTGGGTGACAACCTTAGGAAAGTGATAAAGAATTTGCATAAAGAACTCTCGCCAAATTAATTCAATTAAAAAAGTAGCATTGCTAGCCAAAGCCTTCTTAACCATACTTCTTGAGCTAAGTAATCCAAATCGAAGATGAGGTGATAAATAAGTTGTTTTGTCATCAAATGGAGCATCTCTAATTTGATCATACACATTTAAATACTCCAAATTATAAGGCTTCACTTTAATCGTACTTAGGGTAAAGCCAAGCGAGTTTAAAGTAGGAAAAGCAGCATAAAACTGATAAAAACTTCCATGCTTCTGATCAACATCATACTGTTTAAGATCCTTATCTGGTTTTAGTTTTTTTAGCCATTTATTTTTATAAGGTGTAAATACAGTATAAGGAAGACCATCGTCTTTAACCACCTGATTGGTATCAAAAATTACCTGATCCTTAAACGCTTGGACCAACACTTGTTTGCTTTCTAAAAACTTCTGTATTTGGGCATCTCGTTGTGTTGCATAGGGCTCATAATCGATATTGTAATAAAGTGCAGAAAAGGCATACTCCTCAAATAATTTAGCCCAAACATCAGAAGGGCTACCTTTTTTGATCAGGAGCGAAGACCCAAGACTTTTTAACTGTTGATCTAACTCTTTTAAGGTGTCATAAATAAACCCTATACGGGCATCATCTTTTGGCAACTCAGAAAGTATCTGATCATCAAAAATAAAAACAGGAACAACCTCTGCATTCTCAATCAGTGCGTGAAACAAAGCCACATTGTCTTGAAGGCGCAAATCTCGTCGAAACCAAAAAAACACCATTAGTAAAAGAGTTTATCTAATGTTTTTTTTCTGTAACTAAAAATCTCCGTTAATTGTGATTTTATAAACAAACTCTGAGCAATGGCTCCCAAAAAACCAAAAGGGATTTTATAAGAAATTTTATCTTTCATCAAGGTGTTTCCGTTGGCAAGGCTTTCAAAAAAATGCTCATGATGCCACATTTTATAAGGTCCGAAACGCTGTTCATCAATAAAAAACTCCTGCTCTTTTACTGAGGTTATTTCTGTTACCCAATTGGTTTTTACCCCTAAAAAAGGAACAACTTTATAGGTGATAATTTGCCCTTGATATGCAGGCCTATCAACCTTAGAGCTAATCTTAAATTGCATTTTAGGAGGCGTGATTTCTGTTAGGTTCTCTGGCGATGAAAAATAATCCCAGGCCTTTTCTATAGAAATAGGCAGTTCTTGCTGGGCTTCTAAGGTGTAAATACCTGAATGCTTTCTAAACGTGATCATTTAGTTGCCAGGTGTTTGGTTATTTTTTTACTCATCGGCTTGGTAATAGAAAAGTAATAATCTATTAACTGTCCTTGCTCATCGACCAAATACTTTTGAAAGTTCCATTTTACTGAAGAATTTTTAACTCCATTAAGCTCTTTGTTGGTTAGCCATTGATACAAAGGATGCTGATCAGCACCTTTTACATCAACTTTTTCTGTCAGCAAAAAAGTAACTCCATAATTAGTGCTGCAAAAAGACTGTATTTGAGCTAAAGTCCCTGGCTCCTGCCCTCCAAATTGATTACAAGGAACTCCTACTATCATCAAGTTCTCTTTATATGTATCATATAACTCTTGCAAGCCTTCATACTGTGGGGTAAAACCACATTCAGAAGCTACATTAACAAAAAGTATTTTCTTTCCTTTAAATTGCTTAAAGTCTATCTCTTTCTCATCTGCTCCTTTAATTTTAATATCATAAAGTGCTGTTTTCATAGTTTGTGCATTTAGTATTCCTGTAAATAAAAAAGTGTAAAAAATAATTGTTAGCTGTTTCATAGTGTTTGTTAATTATAGAGTACGATATATACATTTAAGCTCGTTGCAATGGTCAACCAAATTAAATAAGGTGCGATTAATAAGGTTTGGTAACGGAGTCTTTTTAAATAGTTAAAAGTAAAAAAGCCAACAAGCAGCCAGAGCGCAATGATCACTATCAAACCTATGGATGTTTCCTGTTGATTAAAAAAGGCATAATTCCAAGCGACATTTAAAACCCATTGAAATCCGTATAACAAAATCAATTTGGTATTTAACCACTTAAACTGAAAGCTCAATTGCATCATATAAAAGGAAAAAGCAACCATAATACTTGTCCATGCAGCTCCAAAAAACCAGCCCGCAGGTGTCCAAGGTGCTTTCTCTAGAGCTAAGTACCAAGGGTCTTGAGGTCCGT contains:
- a CDS encoding 2TM domain-containing protein; translation: MTPTDKSSSKKRLTKDFWLCVKMTLIFGVIFVVINQQFTLEGVSTIFLFSALYSFSLGLGNGIINEYLNGKWDWVEETNQRVAAGIVATVVYTVSAVLANHYLMYVVILGYDSSLFFEGSLLQVHIFTIIFALAIAAFFHARGFMVNWKASMSQKSTKQEFVAKTETAKFESLKSQIDPHFLFNSLNVLTSLISENPKQAERFTTKLSKVYRYVLEQRNKELIPLEEELKFARTYMELLHMRFEDAIQFEIPTQASSDELRIVPLSLQLLLENAVKHNVVSSNKPLVLRIFEEDGFLIIENNVSPKEAIGKSTKVGLNNITDRYRLLTRRSVSIVNNQKTFKVSLPLLTKNNKPMFSEDIKTTSYVRAVEKVEKLKEFYQNLASYCIVIPFLIFINLYTSPGYHWFWFPLFGWGIGVIFHGLDVYNYNPFLGRNWENKKIKELMEEDDDTSNWE
- a CDS encoding DUF2141 domain-containing protein, whose amino-acid sequence is MKLLAIIFSIVCISQFSANTQELADKRKITVTVPNVTSDKGAVHYALYTKKTFMQVPIQSKIAAIKNKKSVVVFENVPEGEYAIICFHDANGNKEMDFSERGMPIEDYGMSNNSTSFGPPQFLDAKFVVADKNVTLEIKF
- a CDS encoding cryptochrome/photolyase family protein, which produces MVFFWFRRDLRLQDNVALFHALIENAEVVPVFIFDDQILSELPKDDARIGFIYDTLKELDQQLKSLGSSLLIKKGSPSDVWAKLFEEYAFSALYYNIDYEPYATQRDAQIQKFLESKQVLVQAFKDQVIFDTNQVVKDDGLPYTVFTPYKNKWLKKLKPDKDLKQYDVDQKHGSFYQFYAAFPTLNSLGFTLSTIKVKPYNLEYLNVYDQIRDAPFDDKTTYLSPHLRFGLLSSRSMVKKALASNATFLIELIWREFFMQILYHFPKVVTQNFKQKYDAVPWRNNEQEFERWCTGNTGYPMVDAGMRQLNTTGYMHNRVRMITAGFLCKHLLIDWRWGEAYFAKKLLDYDLSANNGNWQWAAGTGCDAAPYFRVFNPTAQQQKFDKDARYIRRWVSEFDTLDYALPMVDHKIARERAINTYKTALQS
- a CDS encoding SRPBCC family protein, whose product is MITFRKHSGIYTLEAQQELPISIEKAWDYFSSPENLTEITPPKMQFKISSKVDRPAYQGQIITYKVVPFLGVKTNWVTEITSVKEQEFFIDEQRFGPYKMWHHEHFFESLANGNTLMKDKISYKIPFGFLGAIAQSLFIKSQLTEIFSYRKKTLDKLFY
- a CDS encoding glutathione peroxidase, encoding MKQLTIIFYTFLFTGILNAQTMKTALYDIKIKGADEKEIDFKQFKGKKILFVNVASECGFTPQYEGLQELYDTYKENLMIVGVPCNQFGGQEPGTLAQIQSFCSTNYGVTFLLTEKVDVKGADQHPLYQWLTNKELNGVKNSSVKWNFQKYLVDEQGQLIDYYFSITKPMSKKITKHLATK
- a CDS encoding TspO/MBR family protein; the encoded protein is MEKKASRFVLFLIFNFLALWIGTMLMKNGPQDPWYLALEKAPWTPAGWFFGAAWTSIMVAFSFYMMQLSFQFKWLNTKLILLYGFQWVLNVAWNYAFFNQQETSIGLIVIIALWLLVGFFTFNYLKRLRYQTLLIAPYLIWLTIATSLNVYIVLYN